One window from the genome of Pelodictyon luteolum DSM 273 encodes:
- the dnaB gene encoding replicative DNA helicase, with product MKRDRKEDRNIIDFDQDIDFSRESRIPPYSTEIEQEVLACLLLEEDPIEQVVQIFADSGALVFYERRHQIIFRAMMQLYNKRQAIDLITVSEELVKMGELDNIGGRHYLAELSGKVISAANVEYYARLAKEKFLYRRMISISTKISESSYSSSMDIFDLVEHASQQFFNISQAGIKKRATPIKELVKNGIHMLETLRASQSSVTGVGSGFSELDQMTAGFQRSDMIIIAARPSAGKTAFSLALARNAAVDFQTPVLFFSLEMAEVQLAVRLMCAEAMVESQLVRTGRISNEMMGRIINNMDKLNEAKLFIDDTPGISIMELTAKTRRMKQEHDIGMVVVDYLQLVSPVRDGKSNREQEIAQISRSLKALAKELNIPVIALAQLNRSVEQRTGDRRPQLSDLRESGSIEQDADVVMFLSRPEMYGKQTFEDGSSTKDVVEIVIGKQRNGPIGDIRLLFLKNHGRFQSMANAYITAAAESEVDYGNTDHYRAPEADQPPDREGAYINHDEAPF from the coding sequence TACTCCACGGAAATCGAGCAGGAGGTGCTTGCGTGCCTTCTGCTTGAGGAGGATCCGATAGAGCAGGTCGTGCAGATCTTCGCCGACAGCGGAGCACTGGTGTTCTATGAGCGGCGCCACCAGATCATCTTCCGGGCAATGATGCAGCTCTACAACAAGCGGCAGGCGATCGACCTCATCACTGTGAGCGAAGAGCTGGTGAAGATGGGCGAGCTCGACAACATCGGCGGAAGACACTATCTGGCGGAACTCTCCGGCAAGGTGATCAGCGCTGCCAATGTGGAGTACTATGCGCGCCTGGCAAAGGAGAAGTTCCTCTACCGGAGGATGATATCGATATCGACGAAGATCTCGGAGAGCTCCTACAGTTCGTCGATGGACATCTTCGATCTTGTGGAGCACGCCTCCCAGCAGTTCTTCAACATCTCGCAGGCGGGCATCAAGAAAAGGGCCACTCCCATCAAGGAGCTGGTGAAGAACGGCATCCATATGCTCGAAACCCTCCGCGCCTCCCAGTCATCGGTGACCGGTGTTGGATCGGGGTTCTCGGAGCTCGACCAGATGACGGCCGGGTTCCAGCGCTCTGACATGATCATCATCGCTGCGCGTCCTTCGGCCGGCAAAACCGCATTTTCGCTGGCGCTCGCCCGCAACGCGGCCGTCGATTTCCAGACACCGGTGCTCTTCTTCTCCCTTGAAATGGCCGAAGTGCAGCTGGCCGTCAGGCTCATGTGCGCCGAGGCCATGGTGGAGTCGCAGCTGGTGAGGACCGGCAGGATTTCAAACGAGATGATGGGACGCATCATCAACAATATGGACAAGCTGAACGAGGCAAAGCTCTTCATCGACGACACGCCGGGCATCTCCATCATGGAGCTGACCGCCAAGACCCGGCGCATGAAGCAGGAGCATGACATCGGCATGGTGGTCGTCGACTACCTCCAGCTGGTAAGTCCCGTGCGTGACGGCAAGAGCAACCGCGAGCAGGAGATCGCCCAGATATCGAGGTCACTGAAAGCGCTGGCAAAAGAGCTCAACATCCCGGTCATCGCCCTCGCCCAGCTCAACCGCTCCGTCGAGCAGCGCACCGGCGACCGCCGCCCGCAGCTTTCCGACCTTCGTGAATCGGGCTCCATCGAGCAGGATGCCGACGTGGTGATGTTCCTCTCACGCCCCGAGATGTACGGCAAACAGACCTTCGAAGACGGCTCCTCCACCAAAGACGTGGTGGAGATCGTCATCGGCAAACAGCGAAACGGTCCGATCGGCGACATCCGCCTGCTGTTCCTGAAGAACCACGGACGGTTCCAGTCGATGGCCAACGCCTACATCACCGCAGCAGCTGAATCCGAAGTCGATTACGGCAACACCGACCACTACCGGGCGCCCGAAGCGGACCAGCCGCCGGACAGAGAGGGGGCCTATATCAATCATGACGAAGCACCGTTTTAA
- the ptsP gene encoding phosphoenolpyruvate--protein phosphotransferase — MPAHTPNEEPPATRKGAEDAVPGARKSRRRKEERYTGIAASRGIAIGECYAFVKETEIPLPLKLEPEKTEAEVERFLTALGRSEKELRKIERVTIKKLGKSYSNLFQAQIMVLHDPVLTESVTRRIRSEMRPANLVIEEEFSKYLELFRKSDDELFQERADDMQDIKDRIIRNLHVRKLHSWIPEGVIVASDHLSPADIVLLSRSNIKGFVTDTGGKTSHISLICKSLKIPMVVGLGKLSQKVVAGRQMIIDGSTGTVLVDPSEESIAEYTARQKAEQKSEEDESEAAVYPAMTKCGVRICFYANIDFKEELDAICAAGAEGVGLFRSENLFTDASKVPSESLQERYYFQMADAIAPLPLDIRLFDIGGDKLMYSPVKEPNPNLGWRGVRILLDLPEIIEAQITAILKANLHGNIDILVPMIMSLDEIAAVRAILDRLYLEISQKSGLQIEKPGFGAMIEVPAAVELIEEITRVVDFISIGTNDLTQYTLAVDRNNVIVQDLFEKFHPALIRQLYRIISTAQKNRCKAIICGDMGSDPLALPFLLGCGLRHFSVVSSDIAKLKSLVGRYTLEETEGLARECLMLTTAEAIKDRLERCRSMH; from the coding sequence ATGCCCGCACACACACCGAACGAGGAGCCTCCCGCCACCCGGAAAGGAGCGGAAGATGCAGTACCAGGCGCCCGAAAAAGCCGGCGGCGCAAGGAGGAGCGCTACACGGGCATCGCCGCATCCCGCGGCATCGCAATCGGGGAGTGCTATGCGTTCGTAAAAGAGACGGAGATTCCGCTTCCCCTGAAGCTGGAACCCGAAAAGACCGAAGCGGAGGTCGAGCGGTTCCTCACTGCGCTCGGCCGCTCGGAGAAGGAGCTCCGTAAAATAGAGCGCGTCACCATCAAGAAGCTCGGAAAAAGCTACTCGAACCTCTTTCAGGCGCAAATCATGGTGCTGCACGATCCCGTGCTCACCGAATCGGTCACCCGGCGCATCCGCTCTGAGATGCGGCCTGCGAACCTCGTCATCGAGGAGGAGTTCTCGAAGTACCTTGAGCTGTTCCGCAAGTCGGACGACGAACTGTTCCAGGAGCGCGCCGACGACATGCAGGACATCAAGGACCGCATCATCCGCAATCTCCATGTCCGTAAACTGCACTCATGGATCCCTGAAGGGGTGATTGTAGCCTCCGACCACCTCTCACCGGCCGACATCGTGCTGCTCAGCCGCAGCAACATCAAGGGGTTCGTCACTGACACGGGAGGAAAGACCTCGCATATCTCCCTCATCTGCAAGTCACTGAAGATTCCGATGGTCGTCGGGCTCGGCAAACTGTCGCAGAAGGTGGTTGCAGGACGGCAGATGATCATCGACGGAAGCACCGGCACGGTGCTTGTCGACCCTTCGGAAGAGAGCATTGCGGAATACACCGCCCGCCAGAAGGCCGAGCAGAAAAGCGAAGAGGATGAGTCGGAAGCGGCCGTCTATCCCGCAATGACGAAGTGCGGCGTACGGATCTGCTTCTACGCGAACATCGACTTCAAGGAGGAACTCGACGCCATCTGCGCTGCCGGCGCCGAAGGCGTGGGGCTGTTCCGGAGCGAGAACCTGTTCACCGACGCATCCAAAGTACCCTCAGAGTCCCTCCAGGAACGCTACTACTTCCAGATGGCCGACGCCATCGCCCCCCTGCCGCTCGATATCCGTCTTTTTGACATCGGAGGGGACAAGCTGATGTACTCGCCAGTCAAGGAACCCAACCCCAACCTCGGCTGGCGGGGCGTGCGCATCCTGCTCGACCTGCCTGAAATCATCGAAGCACAGATCACGGCCATACTGAAAGCCAACCTCCACGGCAACATCGACATCCTCGTACCGATGATCATGTCGCTTGACGAGATTGCGGCGGTACGCGCCATTCTGGACAGGCTCTACCTGGAGATTTCACAGAAAAGCGGACTGCAGATCGAAAAACCCGGCTTCGGCGCCATGATTGAAGTGCCGGCAGCCGTGGAGCTGATCGAGGAGATCACCCGGGTGGTCGACTTCATCAGCATCGGCACCAACGATCTCACCCAGTACACCCTTGCCGTCGACCGCAACAACGTCATCGTACAGGACCTGTTCGAGAAGTTCCACCCCGCACTCATCCGCCAGCTGTACCGCATTATTTCAACGGCACAGAAAAACCGCTGCAAGGCGATCATATGCGGCGACATGGGTTCCGACCCGCTCGCCCTTCCATTCCTCCTCGGATGCGGCCTCCGCCACTTCAGCGTGGTCAGCTCCGACATCGCAAAACTCAAGTCGCTCGTCGGCCGCTACACGCTCGAAGAAACCGAAGGGCTCGCCCGTGAGTGCCTGATGCTCACCACCGCAGAAGCCATCAAGGACCGCCTTGAACGGTGCCGCAGCATGCACTGA
- a CDS encoding helix-turn-helix domain-containing protein → MNTIRTTKQLALLLQGYRKEQQLSQEQAAERVGMSQKMVSAFENHPERCSIGNLFKLLSALGLELSLKRKADGSTDKGEW, encoded by the coding sequence ATGAACACCATCCGCACCACGAAACAACTTGCACTGCTGCTGCAGGGATATCGCAAGGAACAGCAGCTGTCACAGGAGCAAGCGGCAGAGAGAGTCGGGATGAGCCAAAAAATGGTATCGGCCTTTGAAAACCACCCGGAACGCTGCTCCATCGGAAACCTCTTCAAACTGCTTTCCGCCCTCGGCCTTGAACTCTCGCTCAAAAGAAAAGCAGATGGATCAACAGACAAAGGCGAGTGGTAA
- a CDS encoding type II toxin-antitoxin system HipA family toxin, with protein MGRASSTKMLRLLMNGEDVGNWTVRPNGMHEFGYTASWLTLPHARPISLSMPLRTEPYRGEAVYAYFDNLLPNNDQIRRRIQNRFAAGGIDPFSLLQETGRDCVGAIQLLAPNDTGEDIRTIRATALDPAGIASLCNNTTRDAAFGKREQAGDEFRISLSGAKEKTALLFHEGRWMIPHGTTPSTHILKLPLGTIGQNHINMDLSIENEWLSLKILEAYGIPVAKATIETFSDVKSLVVERFDRKPSREGDWIMRLPQEDLCQATGTPPWQKYESDGGPGIEAIMQLLLGSARAEDDRKLFFQIQVAFFLLAAIDGHAKNFSIFLGPTGTFHLTPLYDTLSAFPVIGNGRNQLPPGEITMAMALWGKSRVYRWANMTRRHFITTARSCGLTGRAAETIIDDMLQRTPQVLMDTARQLPSGFPESVAGAIFDGVEQSQERIG; from the coding sequence ATGGGCAGAGCATCAAGCACGAAAATGCTCCGGCTCCTGATGAATGGAGAGGATGTCGGAAACTGGACTGTCCGCCCAAACGGTATGCATGAGTTCGGCTATACCGCCTCGTGGCTTACCCTGCCGCATGCCCGGCCGATCTCTCTTTCCATGCCGTTACGAACTGAACCTTACCGTGGTGAAGCGGTCTACGCCTACTTCGACAACCTGCTGCCGAACAATGACCAGATCAGGCGAAGAATCCAGAACCGCTTTGCCGCCGGAGGCATCGATCCGTTTTCGCTCCTGCAGGAAACCGGACGCGATTGTGTTGGTGCCATCCAGCTTCTCGCCCCAAACGATACAGGAGAAGATATCCGAACCATCCGGGCAACGGCTCTTGACCCGGCAGGAATCGCATCCCTCTGCAATAATACAACCCGGGACGCCGCCTTCGGCAAAAGAGAACAGGCGGGTGACGAATTCAGGATTTCTCTTTCCGGGGCAAAGGAAAAAACGGCCCTTCTTTTTCATGAAGGCCGGTGGATGATTCCCCACGGCACCACACCCTCAACCCATATCCTCAAACTGCCACTCGGCACAATCGGCCAAAACCATATCAACATGGATTTGTCGATCGAAAACGAGTGGCTCTCCCTGAAGATCCTCGAGGCATACGGAATTCCTGTCGCCAAAGCAACCATCGAAACCTTCAGCGACGTGAAATCGCTCGTTGTAGAACGCTTCGACAGAAAACCGTCCCGTGAAGGGGACTGGATCATGCGCCTCCCGCAGGAAGACCTATGCCAGGCCACCGGGACACCGCCTTGGCAGAAATACGAAAGCGATGGTGGTCCGGGCATCGAAGCCATCATGCAGCTCCTCCTCGGCTCAGCGCGTGCAGAGGATGACCGGAAGCTGTTCTTCCAGATACAGGTTGCCTTTTTTCTTCTCGCGGCTATCGATGGGCACGCAAAAAACTTCAGCATCTTCCTTGGTCCCACAGGAACGTTCCACCTCACGCCCCTCTATGATACCCTCTCGGCTTTTCCTGTCATCGGAAACGGCCGAAATCAGCTTCCTCCCGGAGAAATCACCATGGCCATGGCTCTTTGGGGTAAAAGCCGTGTGTACCGATGGGCAAACATGACACGGCGCCACTTCATCACCACTGCAAGAAGCTGCGGCCTTACAGGGCGTGCCGCCGAAACCATCATCGATGATATGCTGCAGCGAACGCCGCAGGTTCTTATGGATACCGCCCGACAACTCCCGTCCGGGTTCCCGGAAAGCGTAGCCGGAGCAATCTTTGACGGTGTGGAGCAGTCACAGGAAAGAATTGGATGA
- a CDS encoding antitoxin MazE family protein, whose protein sequence is MAGVAERVQKYRAGLRKAGMRPLQIWVPDTRRAGFAAECRRQSALLKKDHQEKEVLQFLEKAADREGWTA, encoded by the coding sequence ATGGCGGGGGTAGCCGAAAGAGTTCAAAAGTACAGGGCGGGCTTACGCAAGGCCGGGATGCGCCCGTTGCAAATATGGGTTCCCGATACCCGGCGGGCAGGGTTCGCGGCGGAGTGCAGGCGGCAATCGGCCCTTTTGAAAAAAGATCATCAGGAAAAGGAAGTCCTGCAGTTTCTGGAAAAGGCCGCAGACCGTGAAGGGTGGACGGCATGA
- a CDS encoding type II toxin-antitoxin system PemK/MazF family toxin, protein MKRGELVSIALSGDYGKPRPALVVQSDFFSEHPSVTVLPVTSELRSAPLFRIEIPPTADNNLKKLSQVMVDKIQTVPSEKVGPVFGRLDDTSLLAINRALALWLGFA, encoded by the coding sequence ATGAAGCGGGGCGAGCTCGTCTCCATTGCATTATCAGGCGACTACGGCAAGCCACGCCCTGCCCTCGTCGTTCAGTCTGATTTCTTTTCTGAACATCCTTCTGTGACGGTGCTGCCCGTGACCAGCGAACTTCGTTCAGCGCCGTTGTTTCGCATTGAGATTCCTCCGACGGCAGACAACAACCTGAAAAAGCTTTCCCAAGTGATGGTGGATAAAATCCAGACCGTCCCTTCTGAAAAGGTGGGGCCTGTTTTTGGACGGCTCGATGATACAAGCTTACTCGCCATTAACCGGGCATTGGCTTTGTGGCTGGGGTTTGCGTAG
- a CDS encoding ATP-binding protein gives MIQRHLAPTMKERSGQYPIVTLTGPRQSGKTTLCRQCFPEKPYSNLERPDTRAFAQSDPRGYLEQFPEGAVLDEIQRVPELLSWLQVRVDLHNRKGEFILTGSHHFELSRSVSQSLAGRTALLELLPLSIAELQGAGADTSINRMLYAGGYPRIHADRLDPTVLLGDYFATYIERDLRELMQLRNLSAFETFVRLAAGRTGQLLNLHSLAADSGISSQTARAWMSVLEASFIVFLLPPWFANIGKRLTKSPKLYFCDVGLAAWLIGIRDETHLASHPLRGNLFENLVVLEVVKRQKNLGRHSRLFFYRDSNGREVDLLFEDGEKIGLAEIKSGMTVAKEAFTSLHAVHNTLGERVQTLSLIYGGTEHQRRSDVDVIGYQSASRLVDEHG, from the coding sequence ATGATCCAAAGACATCTTGCTCCTACCATGAAGGAGAGGTCAGGGCAGTACCCGATCGTCACCCTCACCGGGCCCCGCCAATCTGGAAAAACAACTCTCTGTAGGCAATGCTTTCCAGAAAAGCCATACAGCAACCTCGAACGGCCGGATACGAGGGCCTTCGCACAGTCCGACCCCCGGGGGTACCTTGAGCAGTTTCCCGAGGGAGCCGTTCTTGATGAGATTCAGAGAGTGCCCGAACTGCTTTCCTGGCTTCAGGTCCGGGTTGACCTGCATAACCGCAAAGGCGAGTTCATCCTTACTGGCAGCCATCACTTCGAGCTTAGTCGTAGCGTCAGCCAATCTCTGGCAGGTCGTACGGCTCTGCTCGAACTTCTCCCCCTCTCCATTGCGGAGCTGCAGGGCGCTGGCGCCGACACCTCCATCAACCGAATGCTTTATGCCGGAGGATACCCGCGCATCCATGCCGACAGGCTTGATCCGACGGTCCTGCTCGGAGACTATTTTGCAACATACATTGAAAGGGATCTTCGCGAACTGATGCAGCTCCGCAATCTCAGCGCATTCGAAACCTTTGTGCGTCTTGCCGCCGGCAGGACCGGTCAGCTTCTGAACCTGCACAGTCTGGCGGCCGACTCGGGCATTTCGAGCCAGACGGCAAGGGCATGGATGAGCGTTCTTGAGGCATCTTTTATCGTTTTCCTTCTCCCTCCATGGTTCGCCAACATTGGCAAGCGCCTGACCAAATCACCCAAGCTCTACTTTTGTGATGTGGGTCTGGCCGCCTGGCTTATCGGCATCCGTGATGAAACGCATCTGGCTTCACACCCCCTTCGAGGGAACCTGTTCGAGAATCTGGTTGTCCTGGAGGTCGTGAAGAGGCAGAAAAATCTGGGGCGGCACTCCCGTCTCTTTTTTTACCGGGACAGCAACGGCAGGGAGGTCGACCTGCTCTTTGAAGATGGGGAGAAGATCGGTCTTGCCGAAATTAAATCAGGAATGACTGTTGCGAAGGAGGCTTTTACCTCGTTGCACGCTGTCCATAACACGCTCGGTGAACGCGTTCAGACGTTAAGCCTGATCTATGGCGGCACGGAACACCAACGGCGGAGTGATGTCGATGTGATCGGCTACCAAAGCGCCTCAAGGCTCGTCGATGAGCATGGATGA
- a CDS encoding peptidylprolyl isomerase: MALMTSMRDKTHIILYTLLAAFLALIVFEWGMNFSGPAGRNGQAGSVNGTPVPYSEYEEIYRQYSENYRQSNPGADISPEAELGLKEQAWNTLVDQKLLEEQFRKFRITIEDSEILAAIQRPDPPQIIARNFMDPATGAIDRARLDSARKDPRNKEMWVQVEDIIRRELKIQKLLRALGTMAHVTDREVDELVLRQYTRMSASFIPVPYSYAGDDASFPVKDDELRKYYDEHKEMFLQPPSRSAEYVFFPLVPSAKDSLLARSELESLRGDFASASSDSAFVSVQSDEPGGADRTFDRSVFSPEAGSAIFGSPAMRPGGMIGPVADQGAYRLLKVKQIVTASQPVARASHILIGFNPANRAEAQQAGAKAQDILRQLKGGASFADLARRYSADIGSARSGGQLGWFRSERMVPEFADAVFSAAPGTVVGPVATRFGLHIIKVEGFDRSAFVGSALSRNIRPSTETAESVRRIAMAFQMDAKDKGFAKTAETEKREIAKTGDFTRNMPIPSIGYSEKIASFAFKAGEGDLSDVLDTERGFYVMSLTGKNDTGYRKLDDELKSAITTELKREKKGEFIKKKLQALVSVPGATLQKIAAADKNFSLFTADDIRWSDGFIPGYGVDRPLVEAMAGMPVQKLSLPVRGNDGFAVFMVQKKTLPEGLDPALEKAAVAPRLLQMKQEQLFSEYFASIRKQAKIEDTRP, translated from the coding sequence ATGGCACTCATGACGAGCATGCGCGATAAAACGCATATCATCCTCTACACGCTCCTTGCCGCATTCCTCGCCCTCATCGTGTTCGAATGGGGCATGAACTTCAGCGGACCGGCCGGCCGCAACGGCCAGGCGGGCAGTGTGAACGGCACGCCGGTGCCCTACAGCGAGTATGAGGAAATCTACCGCCAGTACAGCGAAAACTACCGCCAGAGCAACCCCGGAGCAGACATCTCGCCCGAAGCGGAGCTTGGTCTCAAGGAACAGGCCTGGAACACCCTTGTCGACCAGAAGCTGCTTGAAGAGCAGTTCCGGAAGTTCCGGATCACCATCGAGGATTCTGAAATCCTGGCTGCCATCCAGCGCCCCGATCCGCCCCAGATCATCGCCCGCAACTTCATGGACCCCGCTACCGGCGCCATCGACCGCGCACGGCTTGACAGCGCACGCAAGGATCCCCGGAACAAGGAAATGTGGGTACAGGTCGAAGACATCATCCGCCGTGAACTGAAGATCCAGAAGCTGCTTCGTGCACTCGGCACGATGGCGCACGTGACGGACCGGGAGGTCGATGAACTTGTCCTCCGCCAGTATACCCGCATGTCGGCCTCGTTCATCCCTGTTCCTTACAGCTACGCCGGTGACGATGCCAGCTTCCCGGTGAAGGACGATGAACTGCGGAAGTATTATGACGAGCACAAGGAGATGTTCCTTCAGCCCCCTTCGCGTTCAGCCGAGTACGTCTTCTTCCCGCTCGTTCCTTCAGCAAAGGACAGTCTGCTGGCCCGCAGTGAACTTGAGTCACTCAGGGGTGACTTTGCCTCTGCCTCCTCCGACAGCGCGTTTGTGTCGGTGCAGAGCGATGAGCCCGGCGGCGCCGACAGGACGTTTGACCGTTCCGTATTTTCACCCGAAGCAGGTTCTGCCATCTTCGGCTCCCCCGCCATGCGGCCGGGCGGGATGATCGGCCCTGTCGCAGATCAGGGCGCCTACCGGCTCCTGAAAGTGAAGCAGATCGTGACGGCTTCGCAGCCCGTCGCCCGTGCCTCGCATATCCTCATCGGATTCAATCCCGCAAACAGGGCCGAGGCCCAGCAGGCCGGCGCAAAGGCGCAGGACATCCTCCGGCAGCTCAAGGGCGGTGCTTCGTTCGCCGATCTTGCACGCCGTTACTCCGCTGACATCGGCAGCGCCCGGAGCGGTGGCCAGCTTGGCTGGTTCCGGAGTGAGCGCATGGTGCCGGAGTTCGCCGATGCGGTCTTCAGTGCAGCGCCGGGAACGGTTGTAGGCCCTGTCGCAACCCGCTTCGGCCTTCACATCATCAAGGTGGAAGGGTTCGACCGCAGTGCATTTGTCGGCTCCGCCCTTTCCCGCAACATCCGTCCTTCGACCGAAACTGCCGAGAGTGTGCGCCGCATCGCCATGGCGTTCCAGATGGATGCGAAGGATAAAGGGTTTGCGAAGACAGCCGAAACTGAAAAACGCGAGATTGCCAAAACCGGCGACTTCACCCGCAACATGCCGATTCCCTCCATCGGCTACAGCGAAAAGATTGCTTCATTCGCCTTCAAGGCCGGTGAGGGCGACCTCTCCGACGTACTTGATACCGAGCGGGGATTCTATGTCATGAGCCTTACCGGGAAGAACGACACCGGTTACCGCAAGCTTGACGATGAGCTTAAATCGGCCATTACCACAGAACTGAAACGGGAGAAAAAGGGGGAGTTCATCAAAAAGAAGCTGCAGGCGCTGGTCTCGGTTCCCGGCGCCACGCTGCAGAAGATCGCTGCCGCGGACAAGAACTTCAGCCTCTTCACTGCCGACGACATCCGCTGGAGCGACGGGTTCATTCCGGGCTACGGGGTTGACCGTCCCCTTGTGGAGGCCATGGCCGGCATGCCGGTGCAGAAGCTCTCCCTGCCTGTCAGGGGTAATGACGGCTTTGCCGTCTTCATGGTGCAGAAGAAAACTCTTCCCGAAGGGCTGGACCCCGCCCTTGAAAAAGCGGCTGTCGCCCCCCGTCTCCTGCAGATGAAGCAGGAACAGCTCTTCAGCGAATACTTCGCTTCCATCCGCAAACAGGCCAAGATCGAGGATACCCGCCCCTGA
- a CDS encoding protein-L-isoaspartate(D-aspartate) O-methyltransferase has protein sequence MEWSESVFDGRRREMVEGLRRSGIMNARVLEAFLEVRRHLFFPESEREHAYDDAAWPIGHGQTISQPYTVAYMTSLLADRVPSGKVLEVGTGSGYQSAILDAMGYRVFTIERVAALYSEALGRFRRFALPVAAKLGDGSEGWPEEAPFNAVLVTAAAPKEPEALLRQLSDNGCLVIPLGGMDVQQMTVITRRGEVFLKERYHEFAFVPLIGREGWEEEQEQS, from the coding sequence ATGGAATGGAGCGAATCGGTATTTGACGGAAGGCGCAGGGAGATGGTCGAGGGACTTCGGCGCTCAGGCATCATGAATGCAAGGGTCCTCGAGGCGTTCCTGGAGGTCCGCCGCCACCTGTTTTTCCCCGAAAGCGAGCGGGAGCACGCCTACGACGATGCGGCGTGGCCCATCGGGCACGGCCAGACCATCTCGCAGCCCTATACGGTGGCCTACATGACGAGCCTGCTTGCCGACAGGGTGCCGTCCGGCAAGGTGCTGGAGGTCGGCACCGGATCGGGTTACCAGTCGGCCATCCTCGATGCCATGGGCTACAGGGTCTTTACCATCGAGAGGGTTGCGGCGCTCTACAGCGAGGCCCTGGGGCGCTTCAGGCGGTTTGCCCTCCCCGTTGCAGCAAAACTCGGGGACGGCTCAGAGGGTTGGCCGGAGGAGGCCCCGTTCAACGCCGTCCTGGTCACTGCCGCAGCACCGAAGGAGCCCGAAGCGCTCCTCCGCCAGCTTTCGGACAACGGGTGCCTCGTCATTCCGCTCGGGGGGATGGATGTGCAGCAGATGACCGTCATTACCCGCCGCGGCGAGGTCTTTCTGAAGGAACGGTATCATGAATTCGCCTTCGTGCCGCTCATCGGCAGGGAAGGCTGGGAAGAAGAACAGGAACAATCGTAA
- a CDS encoding GIY-YIG nuclease family protein, which produces MSELQCTILGEGCRMGTYILFIRLKAPLLIPFGRFMGGRPVEAPEGDYVYVGSALGERASGSPLALRLLRHASRSGKKPAHPIRRLMLREFQAAGLTSGPSARHPLKHLRWHVDYLLERREAELFRVIAIRSPLRLEDALSVVLNTHPAAEALAPRLGAQDRKQGAHLLRLYDTAAVMADMENAALHLTGN; this is translated from the coding sequence ATGAGCGAACTGCAGTGCACGATACTGGGTGAAGGGTGCAGGATGGGAACCTACATCCTCTTCATCCGCCTCAAGGCTCCGCTCCTGATTCCGTTCGGGCGGTTCATGGGCGGCCGACCCGTCGAGGCCCCGGAGGGCGACTACGTCTACGTCGGCTCAGCTCTCGGAGAGCGGGCCTCGGGTTCACCGCTTGCCCTGCGCCTCTTGCGTCACGCCTCCCGTTCAGGCAAAAAACCCGCGCACCCGATCCGGCGCCTTATGCTCCGGGAGTTCCAGGCCGCCGGCCTCACAAGCGGACCTTCCGCCCGCCACCCCCTTAAACATCTCCGCTGGCACGTCGACTACCTGCTCGAGCGGCGGGAAGCTGAACTCTTCCGGGTAATCGCAATCCGAAGCCCCCTGCGGCTCGAGGACGCGCTCTCCGTCGTCCTGAACACGCACCCTGCCGCCGAAGCCCTCGCTCCCCGTCTCGGGGCTCAGGACCGTAAACAGGGCGCACACCTGCTCCGGCTTTACGACACCGCGGCCGTCATGGCCGACATGGAGAACGCTGCGCTCCATCTGACGGGGAACTGA